The following are encoded together in the Streptomyces flavofungini genome:
- a CDS encoding DUF397 domain-containing protein, producing the protein MSTGLNWLKSSYSGDQGDCVEMAACPTPSEEASVIHIRDSKNPTGPILHLRPATWTAFLAAHSPLGSRR; encoded by the coding sequence ATGAGCACCGGTCTGAACTGGTTGAAGAGCAGCTACAGCGGCGACCAGGGGGACTGCGTAGAGATGGCCGCCTGCCCCACCCCCTCCGAAGAGGCATCGGTCATCCACATACGCGACTCCAAGAACCCAACCGGTCCGATCCTCCACCTCCGCCCCGCCACCTGGACCGCCTTCCTCGCCGCACACTCACCTTTGGGTAGCCGTAGATAG
- a CDS encoding helix-turn-helix domain-containing protein has translation MHSGERGSGNLKMFGALLRFFRERAGMTQDGLGAYVKYSKSQVAMVERGERPPKGQFVEIADDVLGAQGALLAAGESLRVSHLPSWFAEYAEEEAKAVALHVYQNHVVPGQLQTEAYARAVFDCHCPPLEDEQIEARVATRLGRQELLHRKPAPIVSFVLEEITLTRPIGGPATLREQLHHLLGIARLRNVEIQVMPPTRETHAGLNGPMTFLETAEHRQLAYVEGQSGGFFVDEQPELGHLFARYGILRAQALSPEDSAKLIERVAGKV, from the coding sequence GTGCACTCCGGTGAACGAGGTTCGGGGAACCTCAAGATGTTCGGCGCGTTGCTGCGCTTCTTCCGCGAGCGGGCCGGGATGACCCAGGACGGCCTCGGGGCGTACGTGAAGTACTCCAAGTCCCAGGTGGCCATGGTGGAGCGGGGCGAGCGGCCGCCCAAGGGGCAGTTCGTGGAGATCGCGGACGATGTCCTGGGTGCACAAGGTGCACTTTTGGCTGCGGGTGAGTCGCTGCGAGTCAGCCATCTTCCGTCCTGGTTCGCGGAGTACGCGGAGGAGGAAGCGAAGGCCGTGGCCCTGCACGTGTACCAGAACCACGTTGTCCCTGGGCAGCTACAAACTGAGGCGTACGCGCGGGCGGTCTTCGACTGCCACTGCCCGCCATTGGAGGACGAACAAATCGAGGCACGCGTGGCGACCCGACTGGGACGTCAGGAGCTCCTGCACCGGAAACCCGCGCCCATCGTCAGTTTCGTCCTGGAAGAGATCACACTCACGCGTCCCATCGGAGGTCCAGCGACCCTCCGGGAACAACTGCATCACCTGCTCGGCATCGCCCGACTCCGCAATGTCGAGATTCAGGTGATGCCACCCACGCGCGAGACCCATGCGGGCTTGAACGGGCCGATGACGTTCCTGGAGACCGCCGAACACCGTCAACTCGCTTACGTCGAAGGCCAAAGTGGCGGATTCTTCGTGGATGAACAGCCCGAACTAGGCCACCTGTTCGCACGCTATGGGATCCTGCGAGCCCAGGCTCTAAGTCCCGAAGACTCGGCGAAACTGATTGAACGGGTGGCAGGCAAAGTATGA
- a CDS encoding FG-GAP repeat domain-containing protein, with protein sequence MSGRSNRTSRANRTSRANRTGRTSRTGRTTTTGGAGSSALLGGALVSALALGAAAPGAQAATPTAPTTTATKAPAPVNAVPAGLGPWAAPKELPGVTGVVDLKATSGGTVAGLFTQDGKTVVAVRPAGGTTWGTAVPAPDGATLQRTDDGAVSLLSWTDAGDGGSRTLKLSRLAADSKDFGPAEDIATGTLARDWVHMRTQLTTLAANAEGHQAVAWMDADHRLTVVDRTGPDGEWSAPKTLDQLPDPIVRDDNVYNYVLWDLRVAVDPSGTVGVIWGGNSYYTGDGVDPDPSAYKWHYKFLEKPAADGSSWSAPRDVPQLGEKPKQVAFSAHPKGGFHLLANGGGYARKTAGAAEWGAVEQTGVGARTYAPADLVTTPDGDVTAVGFIGKDTPGIATRPADKGSWGTTRKLAPYVDSDSLGAAATADGTVVVTYTQRRFELGRTVRRDFVAQTLKGGDPSKPRTLSARTKDSASRGLVAVGGKGRPVAVWTQQTADGKRAAYTATTGTRATPKWHDYADDSRGDVVGLSLSDSMKLYTGDTTNPTETFYASPWDDRTRVVPFGDADGDRCNDLIVRLPGGEARLYTPVCGGLPTPDSPYKRLARDWSKYDTLLASGDQTGDGRPDLLARDKTTGNVYLYAHDGTGGTGGSGGAGAFKPRVKIRSAWTGYTRVIGAGDLNGDGVGDVLALDKSGELWRYDGLRTGKLKDRVRVFKDWGASYKDVIGAGDVNGDGQHDLLARDTSGRLWLNAGKGNGTFSNRAAFGEAQYWKEWASLG encoded by the coding sequence ATGTCCGGCAGAAGCAACAGAACGAGCAGAGCCAACAGAACCAGCAGAGCCAACAGGACCGGCAGGACCAGTAGGACCGGCAGAACCACCACCACCGGTGGAGCGGGCAGTTCGGCCCTCCTGGGCGGAGCCCTCGTCTCCGCCCTCGCCCTGGGCGCCGCCGCACCGGGCGCCCAGGCGGCCACGCCCACCGCACCCACCACGACGGCCACGAAGGCGCCCGCGCCCGTGAACGCCGTCCCGGCCGGCCTTGGCCCCTGGGCCGCGCCCAAGGAACTGCCCGGTGTCACCGGAGTCGTCGACCTGAAGGCGACCTCGGGCGGTACGGTCGCCGGGCTGTTCACGCAGGACGGCAAGACCGTCGTCGCGGTGCGGCCCGCGGGCGGCACCACGTGGGGCACCGCCGTCCCCGCGCCGGACGGCGCCACGCTCCAGCGCACCGACGACGGCGCGGTCTCGCTCCTGTCGTGGACGGACGCGGGCGACGGCGGCAGCCGCACCCTGAAGCTGTCCCGTCTCGCCGCGGACAGCAAGGACTTCGGGCCCGCCGAGGACATCGCCACCGGCACGCTCGCCCGCGACTGGGTGCACATGCGCACGCAGTTGACCACGCTCGCCGCCAACGCCGAGGGCCACCAGGCCGTCGCGTGGATGGACGCCGACCACCGTCTGACGGTCGTCGACCGCACCGGCCCGGACGGCGAGTGGTCCGCGCCGAAGACCCTCGACCAGCTGCCCGACCCGATCGTCCGCGACGACAACGTCTACAACTACGTCCTGTGGGACCTGCGCGTGGCCGTGGACCCCTCGGGCACCGTCGGCGTGATCTGGGGCGGCAACAGCTACTACACCGGAGACGGTGTGGACCCGGACCCGTCGGCGTACAAGTGGCACTACAAGTTCCTGGAGAAGCCCGCGGCCGACGGCTCCTCCTGGAGCGCACCGCGCGACGTGCCGCAGCTCGGCGAGAAGCCGAAGCAGGTCGCGTTCTCCGCGCACCCGAAGGGCGGCTTCCACCTGCTCGCGAACGGCGGCGGCTACGCCCGCAAGACGGCCGGAGCGGCCGAGTGGGGCGCGGTGGAGCAGACCGGGGTGGGGGCACGGACGTACGCCCCCGCCGATCTTGTCACCACCCCGGACGGCGACGTCACAGCGGTCGGCTTCATCGGCAAGGACACCCCGGGCATCGCCACCCGTCCGGCCGACAAGGGCAGTTGGGGCACGACCCGCAAGCTCGCCCCGTACGTGGACTCCGACTCCCTGGGCGCGGCGGCCACGGCCGACGGCACGGTCGTCGTCACGTACACCCAGCGGCGCTTCGAGCTCGGCCGGACCGTCCGCCGCGATTTCGTCGCGCAGACCCTCAAGGGCGGCGACCCGTCCAAGCCGCGCACGCTCAGCGCGCGGACGAAGGACAGCGCGAGCAGGGGCCTCGTGGCAGTCGGCGGCAAGGGCCGCCCCGTCGCGGTGTGGACGCAGCAGACCGCGGACGGCAAGCGCGCCGCGTACACGGCGACCACGGGCACCCGCGCCACACCGAAGTGGCACGACTACGCCGACGACTCCCGAGGGGACGTCGTGGGCCTGTCGCTCAGCGACTCGATGAAGCTGTACACGGGCGACACCACCAACCCCACGGAGACGTTCTACGCCTCCCCCTGGGACGACAGGACACGCGTCGTGCCGTTCGGCGACGCCGACGGGGACCGCTGCAACGACCTGATCGTGCGACTGCCCGGAGGCGAGGCCCGCCTCTACACCCCGGTGTGCGGCGGCCTGCCCACACCGGACTCGCCGTACAAGCGGCTCGCCCGGGACTGGAGCAAGTACGACACGCTCCTCGCGAGCGGCGACCAGACCGGCGACGGCCGCCCGGACCTGCTGGCCCGCGACAAGACCACCGGGAACGTGTACCTGTACGCCCACGACGGCACAGGCGGCACAGGTGGCTCGGGCGGCGCGGGCGCCTTCAAGCCCCGCGTGAAGATCCGCTCCGCCTGGACCGGCTACACCCGCGTCATCGGCGCCGGCGACCTCAACGGCGACGGCGTCGGCGACGTCCTCGCCCTCGACAAGTCCGGCGAGCTGTGGCGCTACGACGGCCTGCGCACCGGCAAGCTCAAGGACCGGGTGCGCGTCTTCAAGGACTGGGGCGCCTCGTACAAGGACGTCATCGGCGCCGGTGACGTCAACGGCGACGGCCAGCACGACTTGCTGGCGCGCGACACGAGCGGCCGCCTGTGGCTCAACGCGGGCAAGGGGAACGGGACGTTCAGCAACCGGGCCGCGTTCGGCGAAGCGCAGTACTGGAAGGAGTGGGCTTCCCTGGGCTAG
- a CDS encoding tetratricopeptide repeat protein → MTGDNHISGGAQRDVIQAQSIGSVTFGGERARAPQQPYLQGPGRWPVARDWDALAAGAHRARPGEDGSKLPPYVARDVDGELRERVREAADAGGLVLVVGDSTAGKTRAAFEAVRELLPGYRVLAPPVGARLRPAPEVLEGRAGLRCVVWLDDLEQYLGPEGLEPEVLAEFVRLRVPVVATMRLKPYEAFSAADDGADVEGAAQSWAGLGARVLRVAEVVDLDRLWSERELSRAGDCDDPRIADAVAHHGTYGIAEYMAAGPVLLREWQRARRARGHARGAALVTAAVDLSRAGLRGPYSRGLLVEVHERCLADAGGPVLRPEGLEEAFAWASRVRLGVTSPLVPVGEGWWSAFDYLVDGAESAVPEWVREAALAHAADDAARGAVATSAYRGGALHVAEAAVRPLADKGDRRATYNLAVLLGKSGRTDEAEALYRDAHGRGHLDATNNLANLLAMSGRTEEAEALYRQAIDRGHLNATNNLAVLLARSGRTEEAETLYRQACDRGHLNATNNLAILLKQTGRAEEAEALYRQAHSRGHPNAAYNLAILLSQTGRTGEAEDLYRQAHDGGHPSAAYNHAILVESVGRTQEAETLYRQAHDRGQPNAAHNLALLLDRTGRAEEAEALRSQAADNPPDRPLTS, encoded by the coding sequence ATGACGGGCGACAACCACATCTCCGGCGGCGCGCAGCGCGACGTCATCCAGGCGCAGTCCATCGGGTCCGTCACGTTCGGCGGGGAACGGGCGAGGGCGCCGCAGCAGCCGTACTTGCAGGGCCCCGGCCGCTGGCCGGTCGCCCGGGACTGGGACGCCCTGGCCGCCGGGGCGCATCGGGCGCGGCCCGGGGAGGACGGCAGCAAGTTGCCGCCGTACGTCGCGCGGGACGTCGACGGGGAGTTGCGGGAGCGGGTCCGGGAGGCGGCAGACGCGGGCGGCCTCGTGCTGGTGGTCGGGGACTCCACGGCGGGGAAGACCCGGGCGGCGTTCGAGGCGGTACGGGAACTGCTGCCGGGGTACAGGGTGTTGGCGCCCCCGGTGGGCGCGAGGCTGCGGCCCGCTCCGGAAGTGCTGGAGGGCCGTGCGGGCCTGCGGTGTGTGGTGTGGTTGGACGACCTGGAGCAGTACCTCGGGCCGGAGGGGCTTGAGCCCGAGGTGCTCGCGGAGTTCGTACGGCTACGGGTGCCGGTCGTGGCGACGATGCGGCTGAAGCCGTACGAGGCGTTCAGTGCGGCCGACGACGGCGCCGATGTCGAGGGTGCCGCGCAGAGTTGGGCCGGGCTCGGGGCCCGGGTGCTGCGGGTGGCCGAGGTCGTGGACCTGGACCGGCTGTGGAGTGAGAGGGAGCTGTCCCGTGCCGGGGACTGCGACGACCCGCGGATCGCGGATGCCGTCGCCCACCACGGGACGTACGGCATCGCCGAGTACATGGCCGCCGGGCCGGTGTTGTTGCGGGAGTGGCAGCGCGCTCGGCGGGCGCGCGGCCACGCGCGAGGGGCGGCACTCGTGACGGCGGCCGTCGATCTGTCGCGGGCGGGGTTGCGGGGGCCGTACTCGCGGGGGCTGCTGGTGGAGGTGCATGAGCGGTGCCTGGCGGACGCGGGTGGTCCGGTGCTGCGGCCGGAGGGGCTCGAGGAGGCGTTCGCGTGGGCTTCGCGGGTGCGGTTGGGGGTGACGAGTCCGCTGGTGCCGGTGGGTGAGGGGTGGTGGTCGGCGTTCGACTATCTCGTGGACGGGGCGGAGTCGGCTGTGCCGGAGTGGGTGCGGGAGGCTGCGCTCGCGCACGCGGCGGACGACGCCGCACGGGGTGCCGTCGCGACGAGCGCCTACCGAGGCGGCGCGCTTCACGTCGCGGAGGCGGCCGTGCGGCCACTGGCCGACAAGGGCGACAGGCGGGCCACGTACAACCTCGCGGTCCTGCTGGGCAAGTCCGGCCGCACCGACGAGGCCGAAGCGCTCTACCGCGATGCCCACGGCAGAGGACACCTCGACGCCACGAACAACCTCGCCAACCTTCTGGCCATGTCCGGCCGCACCGAAGAAGCCGAAGCCCTCTACCGCCAGGCCATCGACAGAGGGCACCTCAACGCCACGAACAACCTCGCCGTGCTCCTGGCCAGGTCCGGCCGCACCGAAGAAGCCGAAACCCTCTACCGACAGGCCTGCGACAGGGGCCACCTCAACGCCACGAACAACCTCGCCATCCTCCTGAAGCAGACGGGCCGCGCCGAGGAAGCGGAAGCCCTCTACCGCCAGGCCCACAGCAGAGGCCACCCCAACGCGGCGTACAACCTCGCCATCCTCCTGAGCCAGACCGGCCGCACCGGCGAGGCCGAGGACCTCTATCGCCAGGCCCACGACGGAGGGCACCCCAGCGCGGCGTACAACCACGCCATCCTCGTCGAAAGTGTCGGCCGCACCCAGGAAGCCGAAACCCTCTACCGACAGGCCCACGACAGAGGTCAGCCCAACGCCGCACACAACCTGGCCCTCCTCCTGGACCGGACCGGCCGCGCCGAGGAAGCGGAAGCCCTCCGCAGTCAGGCAGCAGACAACCCTCCGGACCGACCCCTCACCTCATGA
- a CDS encoding SDR family oxidoreductase, with translation MGHVDGLPLRLGSAHPDDLTPPPDVPTTRLALTDPTDFPTALTGVKTVFLYASPDRITDFTAEADRAGVEHIVLLSSSSVLGPAPEDDPLAASHLAVENALLASPITTTILRPGSFASNAGAWAWPIKAGRPVSLPFPDAHNDPIHELDVAEAARAVIRELRHHGGTFTLSGPESLSFAEQIDRLAEVTGRSASVKRVTREQWKEEMADYIPARYADALLNWWESNDGKPVPLTSTVEELTGHPARPFTTWATDHVADFTAG, from the coding sequence ATGGGCCACGTAGACGGCCTCCCCCTCCGCCTCGGCTCAGCCCACCCCGACGACCTCACCCCGCCCCCCGACGTCCCCACCACCCGCCTCGCCCTCACCGACCCGACGGACTTCCCCACCGCCCTGACCGGCGTGAAGACCGTCTTCCTCTACGCCTCCCCCGACCGGATCACCGACTTCACAGCCGAGGCCGACCGGGCCGGGGTCGAGCACATCGTCCTGCTGTCCTCGTCGAGCGTGCTGGGCCCCGCCCCCGAGGACGACCCGCTCGCCGCGTCCCACCTGGCCGTGGAGAACGCCCTGTTGGCGTCCCCGATCACCACGACGATCCTGCGCCCGGGGTCGTTCGCGTCGAACGCCGGCGCCTGGGCGTGGCCCATCAAGGCCGGCCGCCCGGTGAGCCTGCCGTTCCCGGACGCGCACAACGACCCGATCCACGAGCTGGACGTGGCGGAGGCGGCCCGCGCGGTCATCCGGGAACTCCGGCACCACGGCGGCACGTTCACCCTGAGTGGCCCCGAGTCGCTGTCGTTCGCCGAGCAGATCGACCGGCTCGCCGAGGTCACGGGCCGCTCGGCCTCGGTCAAGCGGGTCACGCGCGAGCAGTGGAAGGAGGAGATGGCGGACTACATCCCCGCCAGGTACGCCGACGCACTCCTGAACTGGTGGGAGTCCAACGACGGCAAGCCGGTCCCCCTGACCTCCACGGTCGAGGAGCTGACGGGCCACCCGGCGCGCCCGTTCACGACGTGGGCCACCGACCACGTCGCCGACTTCACGGCCGGTTGA
- a CDS encoding profilin: protein MRERWQKYLGQGDDFGDQYQRPGGQWSTKPGDEWQQYMDYYLMGSGAFASGVILDFEGRTLATSYDIQVTEKEGHLLGALVDEPEDLGSRTVRIGGHEYANLGHEVRTLYGSNGFNGFLAAKSRTALVACLYVEGQPRSDASDVLEKFVDFLVKKGL from the coding sequence GTGCGTGAGCGTTGGCAGAAGTACCTGGGGCAGGGCGACGACTTCGGGGATCAGTACCAGCGGCCCGGCGGGCAGTGGTCCACGAAGCCCGGGGACGAGTGGCAGCAGTACATGGACTACTACCTGATGGGCAGCGGCGCCTTCGCCAGCGGCGTCATCCTCGACTTCGAGGGCAGGACCCTCGCCACCTCCTACGACATCCAGGTCACCGAGAAGGAGGGCCATCTCCTCGGCGCCCTCGTCGACGAACCGGAGGACCTCGGCTCCCGGACCGTGAGGATCGGCGGCCACGAATACGCCAACCTCGGACACGAAGTCCGTACGCTCTACGGCTCGAACGGCTTCAACGGCTTCCTCGCCGCCAAGTCCAGGACCGCCCTCGTCGCCTGCCTGTACGTGGAGGGGCAGCCCCGCAGCGACGCCTCCGACGTCCTTGAGAAGTTCGTGGACTTCCTGGTCAAGAAGGGGCTCTAG
- a CDS encoding FG-GAP and VCBS repeat-containing protein, producing the protein MRRRALTAAAVCAAALVGTTGLAPAALAAPTADVQKNQSKQSKQSSQIAQGKQAAQGGDKADFNGDGYQDLAIGAHTAAVGDIKRAGVVTVAYGSATGLKYETSGILSQATPGVPGEPVEDAKWREVSAAGDLDGDGYDDLVVHWLQKNMVLWGSEEGITGEGTELPPGNYTSASPKLLGGGMGVGDVNGDGVDDFVSRAADGRSYGVTALLGPLNRATGKPAGVWHRAVDKEDKLVIGTVYVGDLTGDGIDDVVASGGVVLGSGKPGGVVLKGSAGGWVKGSEFGGPYQHENYLPSAFGDLNKDGYQDLVTGYPEQNKVYVTYGGKDGVSTTVKSRAYTQASAGVPGVDEAGDKFGSSVAVGDTDKDGYADLIVGASYETGSDAAATGSGAITVLRGSADGITGTGAATFTQNSRGIPSTSEKDDHFGASVALVDSGTDGAKELYVGGNGEDGFKGRVWKLATGATGVTGEGATSFHLGTVGGPATGGNFGYRMAG; encoded by the coding sequence ATGCGCCGCAGAGCGCTCACCGCGGCCGCCGTCTGCGCGGCCGCCCTCGTCGGAACGACAGGACTGGCACCCGCCGCCCTGGCCGCACCGACGGCAGACGTACAGAAGAACCAGAGCAAGCAGAGCAAGCAGAGCAGCCAGATCGCACAGGGCAAGCAGGCCGCGCAGGGGGGCGACAAGGCCGACTTCAACGGCGACGGTTACCAGGACCTCGCCATCGGCGCCCACACCGCCGCCGTGGGCGACATCAAGCGCGCGGGCGTCGTCACCGTGGCGTACGGCTCGGCGACGGGCCTGAAGTACGAGACGTCGGGCATTCTCAGCCAGGCCACGCCGGGCGTCCCGGGCGAGCCGGTCGAGGACGCGAAGTGGCGCGAGGTCAGCGCCGCGGGCGACCTGGACGGCGACGGGTACGACGACCTGGTCGTGCACTGGCTCCAGAAGAACATGGTCCTGTGGGGCAGCGAGGAGGGCATCACCGGCGAGGGCACCGAACTTCCGCCCGGCAACTACACCTCGGCCTCGCCGAAGCTGCTCGGCGGCGGCATGGGCGTGGGTGACGTCAACGGCGACGGCGTCGACGACTTCGTGAGCCGTGCCGCCGACGGCCGTTCCTACGGCGTCACGGCCCTGCTCGGCCCGCTGAACCGCGCCACGGGCAAGCCGGCCGGGGTGTGGCACCGCGCCGTGGACAAGGAGGACAAGCTCGTCATCGGCACGGTGTACGTGGGCGACCTCACGGGCGACGGCATCGACGACGTCGTGGCCAGCGGTGGCGTTGTCCTCGGCAGCGGCAAGCCGGGCGGCGTCGTCCTGAAGGGCTCCGCCGGAGGCTGGGTCAAGGGCAGCGAGTTCGGGGGGCCGTACCAGCACGAGAACTACCTGCCCTCGGCGTTCGGCGACCTGAACAAGGACGGCTACCAGGACCTGGTCACGGGCTACCCCGAGCAGAACAAGGTCTACGTGACGTACGGCGGCAAGGACGGCGTCAGCACCACCGTGAAGTCCCGCGCGTACACGCAGGCCAGCGCGGGCGTCCCCGGCGTCGATGAGGCGGGCGACAAGTTCGGCTCGTCGGTCGCCGTCGGCGACACCGACAAGGACGGGTACGCGGACCTGATCGTCGGCGCCTCGTACGAGACCGGTTCCGACGCCGCCGCCACCGGCTCGGGCGCCATCACCGTGCTGCGCGGCAGCGCCGACGGGATCACGGGGACGGGCGCCGCCACGTTCACCCAGAACTCCCGTGGCATACCGAGCACTTCGGAGAAGGACGACCACTTCGGCGCCTCGGTGGCCCTGGTCGACTCGGGCACGGACGGCGCCAAGGAGCTGTACGTCGGCGGCAACGGCGAGGACGGCTTCAAGGGCCGCGTCTGGAAGCTCGCCACCGGCGCGACCGGTGTCACCGGCGAGGGAGCCACCAGCTTCCACCTCGGCACGGTCGGCGGCCCCGCGACCGGCGGCAACTTCGGCTACCGGATGGCGGGCTGA
- a CDS encoding DUF418 domain-containing protein: MTSDTAAETTADKATRPVAPRPTGVRATERALAPDLARGLMLLFIAMSNTAFHLWNADHGPSGWQPVNGGWLDHTVQFAMIVGLDLRIYPLFAFLFGYGMMQLYLRQTASGTSERKAAALLRKRSLWMVVIGLTHAGLLMAGDIIGFYGLLSLGLGWLFLRRGDRALKWWIWISVTVTVAAALQPVVTAAFQGELGSLGDAGADAGSEAYGAGEESWLAAAGTRMTTAFYLVGLAAPLVFVTGGGFIFLLGFWAARRRILEEPGKHLKLLRGTAVIGIAIGWLGGLPAALAHVGALDVPPDAESETGALTALRDVTGSAAGLGYVAVVALFVHWWTRRQERRREAEPGPATAAAGSATTATPTTATSTPVATAVTAISAVGKRSLSCYLTHSLLFAPVLAAWGLGLGEHLTSATMALFAFGVWLVTVAGAYALEIRGKRGPAETLLRRLMYGKRT, from the coding sequence ATGACGTCCGACACCGCTGCCGAGACCACCGCCGACAAGGCGACCCGTCCCGTGGCCCCCCGCCCGACAGGGGTCCGCGCAACCGAGCGCGCCCTCGCCCCGGACCTGGCCCGGGGCCTGATGCTCCTCTTCATCGCGATGTCGAACACGGCGTTCCACCTGTGGAACGCGGATCACGGGCCGTCCGGGTGGCAGCCGGTGAACGGCGGCTGGCTGGACCACACGGTGCAGTTCGCGATGATCGTGGGCCTGGACCTCCGGATCTATCCGCTGTTCGCGTTCCTGTTCGGGTACGGAATGATGCAGCTGTATCTGCGCCAGACGGCGAGCGGCACGTCGGAGCGGAAGGCGGCCGCGCTGCTGCGCAAGCGGAGTCTGTGGATGGTGGTCATAGGGCTCACGCACGCGGGGCTGCTGATGGCGGGCGACATCATCGGGTTCTACGGACTGCTGAGCCTCGGCCTCGGCTGGCTGTTCCTGCGGCGCGGGGACAGGGCGCTGAAGTGGTGGATCTGGATATCCGTGACGGTGACGGTCGCGGCGGCGCTGCAGCCTGTCGTGACGGCGGCGTTCCAGGGCGAGTTGGGCTCGCTGGGGGACGCGGGGGCCGACGCGGGCAGCGAGGCGTACGGGGCGGGCGAGGAGAGCTGGCTCGCGGCGGCGGGCACGCGCATGACGACCGCCTTCTACCTGGTGGGCCTGGCCGCGCCACTCGTGTTCGTGACCGGCGGTGGCTTCATCTTCCTGCTGGGCTTCTGGGCGGCACGGCGCCGCATCCTGGAGGAGCCGGGCAAGCACCTGAAGCTGCTGCGGGGCACGGCGGTCATCGGGATCGCGATCGGCTGGCTGGGCGGACTGCCCGCCGCCCTGGCACACGTCGGCGCGTTGGATGTGCCGCCTGACGCGGAGAGCGAGACGGGCGCGCTGACGGCGCTGCGGGACGTCACGGGCAGCGCGGCCGGTCTCGGCTACGTGGCGGTGGTGGCCCTGTTCGTCCACTGGTGGACGCGGCGGCAGGAGCGGCGGCGGGAAGCAGAGCCGGGTCCGGCGACGGCGGCGGCCGGGTCGGCCACGACGGCCACTCCGACGACGGCCACCTCGACCCCGGTCGCCACCGCGGTCACAGCGATCTCGGCCGTCGGCAAGCGCTCCCTGTCCTGCTACCTCACCCACTCCCTCCTCTTCGCCCCGGTCCTCGCCGCCTGGGGCCTCGGCCTCGGCGAGCACCTGACCAGCGCGACCATGGCGCTCTTCGCCTTCGGCGTGTGGCTGGTGACGGTCGCGGGGGCGTACGCCCTGGAGATACGGGGGAAGCGCGGCCCCGCGGAGACACTGCTGCGACGCCTGATGTACGGGAAACGGACGTGA
- a CDS encoding TetR/AcrR family transcriptional regulator C-terminal domain-containing protein, whose translation MAHRDDLMAAMLDAALAQVPLASEEAAEGTWQERLRALMAAATEAMSRHEGLAAVALGAIPTGDNALLVLDRMLALLKEGGLDDTTAAWAVDLLFLHIAAAAAEQSVYNTKDTGEEDAITAADRRYAALPADKYPMITALRTALFAHGDRDTWHLDVLINGILHTPAR comes from the coding sequence GTGGCCCATCGCGACGACCTCATGGCGGCGATGCTCGACGCCGCTCTCGCGCAGGTCCCACTCGCCTCCGAAGAAGCCGCGGAAGGCACCTGGCAGGAGCGGCTCCGGGCGCTGATGGCCGCCGCGACCGAGGCGATGAGCCGCCACGAGGGCCTGGCGGCCGTGGCCCTCGGCGCGATCCCCACCGGCGACAACGCGCTCCTCGTACTGGACCGCATGCTCGCGCTGCTCAAGGAGGGCGGCCTCGACGACACGACGGCCGCGTGGGCCGTGGACCTGCTCTTCCTCCACATCGCCGCGGCGGCGGCCGAACAGTCCGTGTACAACACCAAGGACACCGGTGAGGAGGACGCCATCACCGCGGCCGACCGCCGCTACGCGGCCCTGCCCGCCGACAAGTACCCCATGATCACCGCACTCCGCACGGCCCTGTTCGCCCACGGCGACCGCGACACGTGGCACCTGGACGTCCTGATCAACGGGATCCTTCACACCCCCGCGCGCTGA